The following is a genomic window from Candidatus Zixiibacteriota bacterium.
GTTCAGATCCTGACTGAGCGGGAGGAAAAAGACGGTAAAGCCAAAGCTGTGGAGCCCGGCGCCGAGCACTCGCAGCGCACACGAAGCGGCCACCATCCACCAGCCGTAGAAGATTCGGGTTGTTTTTTCCGGCAAACGCGCGGTCCTGGCACAGGAAATATAAATTCAAAATCCATTAACATAAGCCGCGCCCTTTAACCACTGCCCTCCCGCCGTCTCAAGCTCGGCGTCCAGCGTTCTCCTCTCCCATTTACATTCATCTGGACGGCTTGAACGGTTCGAACCTCCTACTTGAACATCTCCCTTAGCTTCCGGCCCCAGCTCTCCAGCTCCGCCTTCGCGGGAAGGGACATGACCACGATCTGATCGTCCCTCACGTCCTTCTTGAAGCGATGCTCGACCTCGGGATGGAAAACGTACTCGCCGAGATCGCCGAAGACCTTCTGCGCCTCGGGCCCGAGGAAAAAGTCCGCAAACAGGCGCGCGGCGTTGGGATGCGGCGCCTGGCGGTTGATCGCGACGTAGCTCACCGAGGCGAGATAACGGTCCATGCGCACGTACTCGATCGGCCCGGGGAACTGGTACTTGTCCTTGATGTAGCCGATCGCCACCTGCACCTCTCCCGCCGTCAGCGGCTGAATGGTGTCGGAGAGGCTGCGGCCGAGGCGCGGTTCCTGCTTTGCCCACCCTTCCACCACGCTCACCCATTTCGGCCCGAGGAGCTTCTCGAGATTGAGCACGAACTGCAGCGTGGTCACATGGATGCCCGGGTTGGCCATGCCGAATTTTCCCTTCCACTTCGGCTCCGCCAGATCCTCCCAGCGCCTGGGCGCCTCGGCGGGCTTGAGCAGCCGGTTGTTGTAGTTGAGGCCGTAGGGCAGCACGCGCCATGGCGTCATCCTGCGTTCGGCGGTGCGGAACTGCTTCGGGAAGCTCTTCGCCGCGGGCGGCTCGAAATCCGCGAACAGGTTCCGTTCGTTGAGCGCCGTCACCACGACCTCGTTGCCCAGCGTCACGTCGAAGCCCGGCCTCCCCGCCCGCGCCTCGGCGAGGCTGCGGTTGATCAGCTCGGTGGCGTCGCCCCGCCAGTGGCGGAGCTTGATTCCGTACCGCTTTTCGAACAGATCGCCGATCGCCTTGGACGCATTGATGGTGATTGCCCCGTAGAACATCACCTCGCCTTCCTTCTTCGCCGCCTCGACCGTCGCCGGCGAGATCTGTGCCGGCGCCGCCGCGGGAAGGAGCGCGCACCAGAACACGGCTGCCGCAACCCATTTCTTCTTGTCCGTCGTCATCTTCTCCTCCGTAGTGCAATCCAGAAACCTAGCGCCGTCGGGAGCGACAGTCAAAAGCTCGCGCTTCCTTGACACCGTTTCCGAAGTGAGTCAACTCTGAGAGATCTTTTGCCGCGAGCCGCGCCCCAGCAGTGAGTACCACGCGAGCAATCCCGGAAGAACCCACGCCACGCCGCACAATCGCCGTGGCCGGCGTCATGCTGGTCATCTTCCTTTTCGCCATCGACGCCACCATCGTCAGCACGTCGATGCCCACCATCGTGGCCCGGCTCGGCGGTCTGGAGCTGTACGGCTGGGTCTTCTCCATCTACATGCTTACCTCGGCTCTGAGTACTCCGGTCTTCGGCAAGCTCGCCGATCTGTTCAGCCGGCGGCGGTTGATGCTCGCTGGCATCGCGGTTTTCGTCGTCGGGTCCACCCTCTGCGGCATGGCCTGGAGCATGAAAGCTCTGGTCGTGTTCCGGGCGATCCAGGGTCTCGGCGGCGGCGCCATCTACGCCCTCTCGTTCATCATCGCGGGCGTGCTCTATCCGCCCGATCGCCGCGCCCGGGTTCAGGGCGTGATCAGCGGCATCTGGGGCGTCTCTTCCGTCCTCGGGCCGCTGGCGGGCGGCCTGATCGTCGAGCACGCGAGCTGGCGCTGGGTCTTTTTCGTCAACCTGCCGATCGCCGCGCTTTCGGTCGCGTTGATCGCGACCGGTCTGCGGGAAGCCGAAGCGGAGCATCGCGTGCCGAAGCTCGACCTCGCCGGCACGGCGGCGCTCCTGGCCGCGCTGATGCTCATGTTCTACGCGCTTTCCCACGGAGCCCACAACCGCCGTCCGCTCAATCCCGAGGTGCTGTCGCTGCTCGGGCTCTCGGCGGTGTTCCTGACCGCCTTCTATCTCATCGAGAGGCGCGCCGAGGAGCCGGTGATTCCGCTCGACCTTTTTCCGATCCCTCTCTACCGCGTGTCGTCGGCCGTGGCCGCGCTGGCGGCAATGGGCGTGTTCGGGGCGATCAGTTATCTCCCGCTCTATCTGCAGGGAGTGACGGGCCTCGCCGCGTCGCGCGCCGGCGCCGTGCTCCTGGTCTTGAGCCTCGGCTGGACGGTCGGAAGCCTGATCGCCGACCCTGTGATCAGACGGGGCGGCTATCGCTTCGCCGCCGCGGCGGGAATGGCATCCATGGCGCTCGGCTATTCCGTCTTCGTCTTCGCCGCGAGCGCAGGCGGCGTGCCAGCCGTGGTCGCCGGCGGCTGCCTGATCGGCGTCGGCATGGGTATGGCCAACCTCACGAGCCTGGTTGCCGCCCAGAGCGCGGTGCCCATGCGGCGGATCGGCGTGGCGACCTCGACGATCATGCTGTTCCGGACCTTCGGTGGTGCCTTTTGCATCAGCCTCATGGGCACCGTCCTGCTCGACCGGATGCAGCACGGGCTGCAGATGCTCGATGGCGCCTCCGATCTCCCCGGCTCCCTGCGCGGGCGGATCGCCGACCCGCAGTACCTGCTCGAACCCGCGGCGCGCGCCACGATCCCCGCTTCGCTCCTGCCGAAGCTCACCTCGCTTCTCGCCGACGCGTTGTGGTACGCGTTCCTCGTCGGTCTCCTCCTGATGATCGCCGGGCTGGCGGCGAGCCTGTGCATGCAATCTCGAGCGCCGCACGGCCCGACCGGAAGGGACTCCGGGCGCGCAATCGTTTGACAGCCGCGGCCTGCTCCCGCTACACATTCAAATAGCACTTCCACTTCTCAGGAAAATGAACGAGCATCGGTCTTCGGCCGCTCCCGTAGCCGTCGGGGTTTCCGCTTTCGAGGCGACCGAGCAGCAAAAGCGCCTCGCGCTGAGCTTCATCAGCGCCTGCCACACCCTCAATCATCTCCAGTACAGCATCACGTCGGTTGTCTATCCCGTCGTGATGAGAGAGCTGGGATTCGGCCTGCTCCAGCTTGGCATGATCTCCGCCGTTTCGAGCTTCGTCGGTCAGGGGCTTCAGGTCGTCTACGGCTTCTTCGCCGGGATGTTCAGGCGGACGGCGATACTCGGCGCGGGCAACGTGCTCGTGGGCTGCACCTCAATGATGCAGTCGCTGGTCACGAGCTATCCTCAGCTGCTCGTCGCGCGGGCGGTCATCGACGCGGGCTCCAGCCCTCAGCACCCGCTGGGGTCGAGCATCCTGTCGCGTTACTTCCCGAAAGCGCGCGGCTGGGCGCTCACGTTTCACCACTCCGCGGGCAATCTCGGCTCTTTCATCGGCCCGGCGCTGGCCTCCCTGGCCCTCCTTTACCTCGGGTGGCGGACGACCTTCGTGGTTTTCGGGATGCTGAGCCTTGTCGCGGGCCTGGCGCTTTTTTTCCTCCAGGAGCAAGGCCCGGTCCTGGACGAGACCCGGAGCCGCAGGGGCAGGCTCAAAGCGAATTTCAGGGCCTACGCGATCTGCCTGAGAAACCGCAAGATCCTGCTGACGTCGATGGTGCTGATGGTGGGCGCGGCCGGGCGCGGCACGGGAATCAACGCCACCTATCTCGTGCCGTTCTTCATGGACCGCTTCGACGTCAGCGCCTCCACGGGTGGCCTGCTGTTGACGTTGATGCAGGGCGCGGGGCTGGTCGGCCCGCTGGGGATCGCATGGTTTTCGGACCGCACGGGAAAGCGCGCCCTCGTCACCCAGGCGACGCTTCTCGCCTCGGCTCTCATGACCGTCGCTCTGGTGCAGCACTCGACCCTGGGCCCCCTTTTCTATCTCAATCTGGTTCTCTACGGCGCGGTGGTCCAGGCGCGCGGCTCCCTCACGCAGACGATGATCGGCGATTTCGCCACACCCGAGCTGACCGACGCCGCCTTTTCCATCTATTATTTCGTCGGCTTCATCTCGGGACCCATCTGGACGCTGATCGCGGGCTACGTCATGGAGCACTACGGCTTCGCCCCTGCGTTCTACGTCGCCGCGTCGACTTACATTGCCGGCATGTTCCTGCTGTTCTTCGTGCGTGAATGAGCCGAGCCAACCGGACGGGCACGGGAGGAGATTGCTTCCCGTGCTCTTCCGGGCGAAATCTTTTTAGAGGTAGCCCTTCTCCCGGTAGTACCGCTCGGCCCCCGGATGGAGCGGGATGTCGAGCGGGCCGGAATCCGTGTCGGTGCAAAGGGACCGCATCGGCGGCGGCGCCGGCGCGTCGTAGGGGATTTCCTCCCGGATCCGCTCCAGGACCGCCGCGATACGGTAGGCCAGCTCCTCCGGGAATTTTTCGTGCACGACGATCGGCCAGCCGCTGAAATCCACCGCCGTGACCGGCCCCTCGATGCCTGCGACCCGACCGCCGTCGACCCGCGCCCGTTTGAAGCCGTAGCGCTCGAGCTTCCGCAGCGCCTTTTCGGAAAACGAGAGAAAGACCATTCCGTGCTGGACCGCGACGTCGCCCCAGGAGTCCATCCCCTCGTCGATGACCAGGTGGACGTCACCCGACACGATCCCCTCGCGCCGTCGGGGATTGCTCGGCCGGACCACCTCGTCGATCGTGCCGCCCCAATCGATGAAATCCCGGCGCGAGATGCCGTGCGCCTTCAGCATCGCCCGGATCGCGAAATCCACGCAGTCGTTCACCGCGATCGAGACGCTCATCTTCGGCCGCATGGCGATCAGCTCCTCCATCGTCCGGACGCCGAGCTTCGGCGACGCGGCGACGACGAGTCGGTCCCAGGACGGAAAGACCGCGAGCGCACGCAGCGGATACGCGCGGCGAAACGGCCCCTTGCCGCGCACCGCCATCGAGGCGATGACCGAGGGGTTGAGCCAGACGAGGTCGAGCTTGCCGGTCCCGACCAGCTTCGCTCCGCGCACGCCGCTGCACCATGCCGGGCTCACGCCGATGGTGAAGGGATAGGGCGGCCCGGGATCAGCCTTGCCGCCGGGAAGCTCCACCGCCAGTCTCACCGCGCTGGTGAGCATCGTGGGAACGTCTTCGTACAGACCCGCCAGGATTCTCGTCGCGATGCGCGCCCGCATCAGGCTCGCGCTCATCGGTTTCACGCTCCGGTCGTCGTAAACCACTACCGCCTCCTCGCTGGAAAGATTTCGCTCGAACCAGAGCTAATCCCAAGTCGCGGGA
Proteins encoded in this region:
- a CDS encoding extracellular solute-binding protein codes for the protein MTTDKKKWVAAAVFWCALLPAAAPAQISPATVEAAKKEGEVMFYGAITINASKAIGDLFEKRYGIKLRHWRGDATELINRSLAEARAGRPGFDVTLGNEVVVTALNERNLFADFEPPAAKSFPKQFRTAERRMTPWRVLPYGLNYNNRLLKPAEAPRRWEDLAEPKWKGKFGMANPGIHVTTLQFVLNLEKLLGPKWVSVVEGWAKQEPRLGRSLSDTIQPLTAGEVQVAIGYIKDKYQFPGPIEYVRMDRYLASVSYVAINRQAPHPNAARLFADFFLGPEAQKVFGDLGEYVFHPEVEHRFKKDVRDDQIVVMSLPAKAELESWGRKLREMFK
- a CDS encoding MDR family MFS transporter, yielding MSTTRAIPEEPTPRRTIAVAGVMLVIFLFAIDATIVSTSMPTIVARLGGLELYGWVFSIYMLTSALSTPVFGKLADLFSRRRLMLAGIAVFVVGSTLCGMAWSMKALVVFRAIQGLGGGAIYALSFIIAGVLYPPDRRARVQGVISGIWGVSSVLGPLAGGLIVEHASWRWVFFVNLPIAALSVALIATGLREAEAEHRVPKLDLAGTAALLAALMLMFYALSHGAHNRRPLNPEVLSLLGLSAVFLTAFYLIERRAEEPVIPLDLFPIPLYRVSSAVAALAAMGVFGAISYLPLYLQGVTGLAASRAGAVLLVLSLGWTVGSLIADPVIRRGGYRFAAAAGMASMALGYSVFVFAASAGGVPAVVAGGCLIGVGMGMANLTSLVAAQSAVPMRRIGVATSTIMLFRTFGGAFCISLMGTVLLDRMQHGLQMLDGASDLPGSLRGRIADPQYLLEPAARATIPASLLPKLTSLLADALWYAFLVGLLLMIAGLAASLCMQSRAPHGPTGRDSGRAIV
- a CDS encoding MFS transporter, with the translated sequence MNEHRSSAAPVAVGVSAFEATEQQKRLALSFISACHTLNHLQYSITSVVYPVVMRELGFGLLQLGMISAVSSFVGQGLQVVYGFFAGMFRRTAILGAGNVLVGCTSMMQSLVTSYPQLLVARAVIDAGSSPQHPLGSSILSRYFPKARGWALTFHHSAGNLGSFIGPALASLALLYLGWRTTFVVFGMLSLVAGLALFFLQEQGPVLDETRSRRGRLKANFRAYAICLRNRKILLTSMVLMVGAAGRGTGINATYLVPFFMDRFDVSASTGGLLLTLMQGAGLVGPLGIAWFSDRTGKRALVTQATLLASALMTVALVQHSTLGPLFYLNLVLYGAVVQARGSLTQTMIGDFATPELTDAAFSIYYFVGFISGPIWTLIAGYVMEHYGFAPAFYVAASTYIAGMFLLFFVRE
- a CDS encoding TAXI family TRAP transporter solute-binding subunit encodes the protein MVYDDRSVKPMSASLMRARIATRILAGLYEDVPTMLTSAVRLAVELPGGKADPGPPYPFTIGVSPAWCSGVRGAKLVGTGKLDLVWLNPSVIASMAVRGKGPFRRAYPLRALAVFPSWDRLVVAASPKLGVRTMEELIAMRPKMSVSIAVNDCVDFAIRAMLKAHGISRRDFIDWGGTIDEVVRPSNPRRREGIVSGDVHLVIDEGMDSWGDVAVQHGMVFLSFSEKALRKLERYGFKRARVDGGRVAGIEGPVTAVDFSGWPIVVHEKFPEELAYRIAAVLERIREEIPYDAPAPPPMRSLCTDTDSGPLDIPLHPGAERYYREKGYL